A genomic window from Silene latifolia isolate original U9 population chromosome Y, ASM4854445v1, whole genome shotgun sequence includes:
- the LOC141627329 gene encoding uncharacterized protein LOC141627329: protein MEVVFTEHVKRLATKESVEKQHSVVKPLCLSPEDIISQTQRIMENPDWQALMDDVINQMLNKSNTWSSLFENEDNALKNEVQEMGTTEPQPNVLVSNDQELGDDVGECLCSIVLNHPNVDVILVSRFMKGNRLAFMGLKQLEKEVNDYCFLHEPTATNDEVLVSFSEKHSLLRKDIVTLESFQMIDIKVVECWPLYVNEFARKSNQQPIAFCFGLSHSLRLKELLELHQSQEGTQIVHCLHTAWQEWLDYNNILWDYSKVEMFFVPYYHDEHFSLVVINIIAKTVQYLDNIHYIDPDSCYDIAEIVRGEFSTFLEAINHPKAGEVVEYAFEIVDFEWTVNENNDCGVYLMYFMERFDGSRTLTPLKESLKRRLFRASVCARLATCDMNNVRGQVLQKVAQLTQGKQDMRTDVEKQKKSKRQDLVAAPKKSRRVARM, encoded by the exons ATGGAGGTGGTGTTCACAGAGCATGTCAAGAGGTTGGCCACGAAAGAGTCAGTAGAAAAGCAGCATTCCGTTGTGAAACCTCTGTGTCTTTCCCCAGAGGATATCATATCACAAACCCAGCGTATAATGGAAAATCCTGATTGGCAAGCCTTGATGGATGATGTCATAAATCAAATGTTGAACAAATCCAATACTTGGTCATCCTTGTTTGAAAATGAGGACAATGCTTTGAAAAACGAGGTTCAAGAAATGGGTACAACAGAACCGCAACCGAATGTACTAGTCTCAAATGATCAAGAACTAGGAGATGATGTTGGAGAATGTTTATGCTCCATAGTTCTCAATCACCCAAACGTAGATGTCATTCTCGTTTCAAGATTTATGAAGGGAAATAGATTGGCATTTATGGGGTTGAAACAGTTGGAGAAGGAAGTGAATGATTACTGTTTTTTGCACGAACCAACCGCAACTAATGA TGAGGTTTTGGTTTCGTTTTCCGAGAAACATTCGCTTCTAAGAAAGGATATTGTAACGTTGGAGTCGTTCCAAATGATTGACATCAAAGTAGTTGAGTGTTGGCCGTTGTATGTGAATGAGTTTGCAAGGAAGTCCAACCAACAACCTATTGCATTTTGTTTTGGGTTATCGCATTCG TTGCGCTTGAAAGAACTACTTGAACTGCATCAATCACAAGAAGGTACACAGATTGTTCACTGCTTACATACGGCATGGCAAGAATGGCTTGATTACAACAACATCTTGTGGGATTATTCGAAAGTTGAAATG TTCTTTGTGCCATACTACCATGACGAGCATTTCAGCCTTGTTGTGATAAATATAATTGCTAAGACTGTTCAGTACTTGGACAATATTCATTACATAGACCCCGATAGCTGCTACGATATTGCCGAAATAGTG CGTGGTGAATTTAGCACATTTCTCGAGGCAATCAACCATCCGAAAGCAGGTGAAGTTGTTGAATATGCTTTCGAGATAGTTGATTTTGAGTGGACAGTTAATGAGAACAATGACTGTGGAGTTTACCTTATGTATTTTATGGAGCGCTTTGATGGAAGCCGAACCCTTACTCCGCTCAAAGAG TCCCTTAAAAGACGTCTATTTCGGGCGTCGGTGTGTGCACGACTTGCTACATGTGACATGAACAACGTTAGAGGACAAGTCCTACAGAAAGTCGCTCAATTGACTCAGGGGAAGCAGGATATGAGGACCGACGttgaaaaacagaagaaaagtAAGCGACAGGATTTGGTAGCTGCACCAAAAAAGTCACGAAGGGTTGCAAGGATGTGA